A region of Dermochelys coriacea isolate rDerCor1 chromosome 1, rDerCor1.pri.v4, whole genome shotgun sequence DNA encodes the following proteins:
- the TMEM126A gene encoding transmembrane protein 126A isoform X1, which produces MIQSLKMAGRELELNSPQENARLRHIKKTEALLKMFARLPEADQKLFTHGSYFLGINGGFCGLIANSFFRRILNVTEARIASSLPMAVLPFLTTAATYHGAVTVPLMSGDLMCATCAVVRGGLIGSVIGGLYPIFLAIPINAGLAARYSSAPLPGKENMLRFWIKVSQPVFKKLSFAILLQAAFGIYLSSRQYGIFMKMLQLPEASSNPEELKD; this is translated from the exons ATGATCCAGAGCCTTAAAATGGCAGGAAGAGAGCTTGAACTAAATTCACCACAGGAAAATGCAAGGCTTCGACATATAAAAAAAACTGAAGCTCTGCTAAAAATGTTCGCTCGGCTTCCAGAAGCAGACCA GAAACTCTTTACACATGGATCATACTTTCTAGGAATAAATGGAGGCTTTTGCGGTTTAATAGCAAACAGTTTTTTCAGACGCATCCTAAATGTGACAGAGGCTCGGATTGCCTCTAGTTTGCCAATGGCTGTTCTTCCATTCCTCACAACAGCAGCAACTTACCACGGTGCTGTAACTGTACCTTTAATGTCAG GTGATCTAATGTGTGCAACCTGTGCTGTAGTGAGAGGAGGATTAATTGGGTCTGTTATAGGTGGTCTATATCCCATTTTCTTGGCCATTCCTATAAATGCAGGACTTGCAGCCAG GTACAGCTCAGCTCCCTTGCCTGGGAAAGAGAACATGTTACGCTTCTGGATTAAAGTCTCTCAACCAGTCTTTAAGAAGCTTAGTTTTGCTATCCTTCTGCAGGCTGCATTTGGAATTTACCTCAGCTCAAGACAGTAtggaatatttatgaaaatgcTCCAGTTGCCTGAAGCAAGCAGCAATCCTGAAGAACTCAAAGATTAA
- the TMEM126A gene encoding transmembrane protein 126A isoform X2, giving the protein MAGRELELNSPQENARLRHIKKTEALLKMFARLPEADQKLFTHGSYFLGINGGFCGLIANSFFRRILNVTEARIASSLPMAVLPFLTTAATYHGAVTVPLMSGDLMCATCAVVRGGLIGSVIGGLYPIFLAIPINAGLAARYSSAPLPGKENMLRFWIKVSQPVFKKLSFAILLQAAFGIYLSSRQYGIFMKMLQLPEASSNPEELKD; this is encoded by the exons ATGGCAGGAAGAGAGCTTGAACTAAATTCACCACAGGAAAATGCAAGGCTTCGACATATAAAAAAAACTGAAGCTCTGCTAAAAATGTTCGCTCGGCTTCCAGAAGCAGACCA GAAACTCTTTACACATGGATCATACTTTCTAGGAATAAATGGAGGCTTTTGCGGTTTAATAGCAAACAGTTTTTTCAGACGCATCCTAAATGTGACAGAGGCTCGGATTGCCTCTAGTTTGCCAATGGCTGTTCTTCCATTCCTCACAACAGCAGCAACTTACCACGGTGCTGTAACTGTACCTTTAATGTCAG GTGATCTAATGTGTGCAACCTGTGCTGTAGTGAGAGGAGGATTAATTGGGTCTGTTATAGGTGGTCTATATCCCATTTTCTTGGCCATTCCTATAAATGCAGGACTTGCAGCCAG GTACAGCTCAGCTCCCTTGCCTGGGAAAGAGAACATGTTACGCTTCTGGATTAAAGTCTCTCAACCAGTCTTTAAGAAGCTTAGTTTTGCTATCCTTCTGCAGGCTGCATTTGGAATTTACCTCAGCTCAAGACAGTAtggaatatttatgaaaatgcTCCAGTTGCCTGAAGCAAGCAGCAATCCTGAAGAACTCAAAGATTAA